From one Methanorbis furvi genomic stretch:
- a CDS encoding MBL fold metallo-hydrolase, which translates to MECVLLASGSKGNSIYIGNDTDAIVVDAGVGYLKRTLEDLRLDTTRVRALCLTHEHSDHVRSAKAFVKAMHIPIYATGGTLDASVRGGFVPQSAELVQCRDKIASTLGSLSITAFRTYHDAAEPSGFVVDDGESRIGVCLDTHEVTPAMLDILRECDAVVLESNYCSPAMQTDRFPECGECRRCGANCCGNRQVLRLYPRYLKDRIRDDGHLSNEDSSAVVADLANEVGVIALAHLSENYNRPNLARESAEDAAGESGAQIFVSDQLTGYREQRLVRFRI; encoded by the coding sequence ATGGAGTGCGTGCTGCTCGCAAGCGGAAGCAAAGGGAACAGCATCTACATCGGCAACGATACGGATGCGATTGTGGTTGATGCCGGCGTCGGGTATCTGAAGCGTACGCTCGAAGACCTTCGTCTGGATACGACCCGCGTTCGTGCGCTCTGCCTCACGCACGAACACTCCGATCATGTCCGCTCGGCAAAAGCATTTGTGAAAGCGATGCATATTCCGATCTATGCAACCGGAGGAACCCTTGATGCATCAGTTCGCGGAGGTTTTGTTCCGCAGTCTGCCGAACTTGTTCAGTGCCGTGATAAAATTGCGTCTACGCTTGGAAGTCTGAGCATCACCGCGTTTCGAACCTATCATGACGCAGCAGAGCCTTCGGGTTTTGTCGTCGACGACGGCGAGTCCCGCATCGGCGTCTGCCTTGACACGCATGAGGTGACGCCTGCAATGCTTGACATTCTTCGCGAATGCGATGCGGTGGTGCTGGAAAGCAACTATTGCTCCCCGGCCATGCAGACCGACCGGTTCCCTGAATGCGGAGAATGTCGGAGATGCGGCGCAAACTGCTGCGGCAACCGGCAGGTTCTGAGGTTATACCCGCGGTATCTCAAAGACCGCATCCGCGACGACGGCCATCTCTCCAACGAGGACTCCTCCGCGGTTGTGGCAGATCTCGCAAACGAGGTCGGGGTGATCGCCCTCGCCCATCTGTCAGAGAACTACAACCGTCCAAACCTTGCCCGCGAGTCTGCTGAGGATGCCGCAGGCGAATCAGGTGCACAGATTTTTGTCAGCGATCAACTCACCGGATACCGGGAGCAGCGGCTTGTCCGGTTCAGAATTTAG
- a CDS encoding alanine/glycine:cation symporter family protein → MSFLEALNDAVTSVNGVINTYAWYLAFVFLIGIGLYFTIKSNGVQLNRLGEACRLAFTGIREKRSKQTISSFQAFCVSMGARIGVGNIAGVAVAIVSGGPGAVFWMWVFAFIGAATSFVECTIGQIYKEKKEDGLFHGGPAYYIRNGLGKPKFAAFIAILIIFTYGLMFIGVQANTATIAFSNAFGTDQLVFAVIMTVLAAVIIFGGIKRVARASVWMVPAMAMLWMILCAVIVLVNFTQVSLVIETIFSYAFGVQAFVGGGIGAAIMWGLKRGVFSNEAGIGSIPNVSSSAHVKHPVKQGLIQSVGVLIDTLVVCSATAFVVLIYTNVAYPDYANIPSSGAVLVQEAMSSTFLGAAGPYVIAIFMLVFAFSSLISYYSMSEANAKFITQRKEAIVILRVAIVAMVFVASMMSMGLAWDMADTFQALMGIFNMGVLLILSKHAFEALKDYFDQKANGVEEPIFTPESISNSKGVTCWPDTGEEDMI, encoded by the coding sequence ATGAGTTTTTTGGAGGCGCTCAATGACGCCGTTACTTCGGTTAACGGTGTCATAAATACCTACGCTTGGTATCTTGCGTTTGTATTTTTGATCGGTATCGGTCTATACTTCACCATCAAATCCAATGGTGTTCAGCTGAACCGTCTTGGTGAGGCGTGTAGACTCGCCTTTACCGGTATTCGAGAAAAAAGAAGTAAACAGACCATCTCTTCCTTCCAGGCATTCTGTGTCAGTATGGGTGCCCGTATTGGTGTCGGTAACATCGCTGGTGTGGCGGTTGCTATCGTATCCGGAGGTCCGGGAGCAGTGTTCTGGATGTGGGTCTTCGCCTTTATCGGTGCTGCGACCAGTTTCGTCGAGTGTACGATTGGTCAGATCTATAAAGAGAAGAAAGAGGACGGACTCTTCCACGGAGGTCCGGCATACTATATCAGAAACGGTCTGGGCAAGCCGAAGTTCGCTGCCTTTATCGCGATTTTAATTATCTTCACGTACGGTCTGATGTTTATTGGTGTCCAGGCCAACACGGCAACCATTGCATTTTCCAATGCATTCGGCACTGACCAGCTCGTCTTTGCAGTTATCATGACCGTGCTTGCCGCAGTCATCATCTTTGGCGGTATCAAGCGTGTTGCCAGAGCATCTGTGTGGATGGTGCCGGCAATGGCAATGCTGTGGATGATCCTCTGTGCAGTGATTGTTCTCGTGAACTTTACTCAGGTATCCCTTGTTATCGAGACCATCTTCTCCTACGCCTTTGGTGTACAGGCATTCGTGGGCGGAGGAATTGGTGCTGCTATCATGTGGGGTCTGAAGCGTGGTGTCTTCTCCAACGAGGCTGGTATCGGTTCGATTCCAAACGTTTCCTCCTCGGCACATGTGAAGCACCCGGTCAAGCAGGGTCTTATCCAGTCAGTTGGTGTGTTAATTGACACGCTGGTTGTCTGTTCCGCAACTGCATTTGTAGTTCTTATCTACACCAACGTTGCCTACCCTGACTATGCAAACATCCCGTCAAGCGGCGCAGTTCTCGTGCAGGAAGCAATGAGTTCAACGTTCCTTGGTGCGGCAGGTCCATATGTGATTGCAATCTTTATGCTGGTCTTCGCATTCAGCAGTCTGATCAGCTACTACTCGATGAGTGAGGCAAACGCGAAGTTCATTACCCAGCGTAAGGAGGCAATCGTCATCCTGCGTGTGGCAATCGTCGCCATGGTGTTTGTTGCATCCATGATGTCGATGGGTCTTGCATGGGATATGGCAGACACGTTCCAGGCACTGATGGGTATCTTCAACATGGGAGTGCTGCTGATTCTCAGTAAGCATGCCTTTGAGGCACTCAAAGACTACTTCGATCAGAAGGCAAACGGTGTTGAAGAGCCAATTTTCACGCCGGAGAGTATTTCCAACAGCAAGGGTGTGACCTGCTGGCCGGATACCGGCGAAGAGGATATGATCTAA
- a CDS encoding redox-regulated ATPase YchF, producing the protein MLLLALAGKPNCGKSTFFKSLTLANVEIANYPFTTIDANKGVAYVRSPCPCKELGIDNCTSCVDGVRFIPVELLDVAGLVPDAHLGRGLGNQFLDNLREADGIIQVVDASGSTDAEGNPVDIGTRDPREDVAFLKYEFAMWMAGIVDKHLAKLVRQAQGKEQVLIDLLAGALAGLRINAIQIREAVDETGINLAKASPEDIEKMCEVLLYVSKPMILAANKADQAPEANLASLAELGAVPTIAAGELALKSAAQAKLLRYLPGDKTFAPIEGAKLSANQVKALTMIAENMKKLGSTGVQETLNKLVFDEIGMIVVYPVEDDGKYCNAKGVVLPDAFLMPKGSTPKDLAYKVHTDIGNGFLYAVDARTKMRIKDSTELKTGDVIRIVSTAK; encoded by the coding sequence ATGCTTCTTCTTGCCCTTGCCGGAAAACCAAACTGCGGGAAATCGACCTTCTTCAAGTCGCTCACCCTCGCAAACGTAGAGATTGCCAACTATCCTTTCACCACGATTGACGCAAACAAAGGTGTTGCCTACGTGCGTTCTCCCTGCCCCTGCAAAGAGCTTGGCATTGACAACTGCACCTCATGCGTTGACGGCGTCCGGTTTATTCCGGTCGAACTCCTTGACGTTGCAGGGCTCGTTCCGGACGCCCATCTCGGCCGCGGTCTTGGCAACCAGTTCCTCGACAATCTCCGTGAAGCTGACGGTATCATTCAGGTCGTTGACGCCTCCGGCAGTACTGATGCTGAAGGAAACCCGGTTGACATCGGAACACGCGATCCACGCGAGGATGTCGCGTTCCTGAAGTACGAGTTTGCCATGTGGATGGCAGGTATCGTTGACAAACATCTCGCAAAACTTGTCCGGCAGGCACAGGGCAAAGAACAGGTCTTAATCGATCTCCTTGCAGGAGCTCTTGCCGGACTTCGCATCAATGCAATTCAGATCCGTGAGGCGGTTGACGAAACCGGCATCAACCTTGCAAAGGCGTCGCCTGAGGACATCGAAAAGATGTGCGAGGTCCTTCTCTATGTCTCAAAGCCCATGATCCTTGCAGCAAACAAAGCTGATCAGGCACCTGAAGCAAACCTTGCTTCCCTGGCTGAACTCGGCGCAGTCCCGACTATTGCCGCAGGAGAGCTGGCACTCAAGTCCGCAGCACAGGCAAAACTTCTCCGTTATCTCCCGGGCGACAAAACCTTTGCCCCAATTGAAGGTGCAAAACTTTCCGCAAATCAGGTAAAAGCGCTCACCATGATTGCGGAGAACATGAAAAAACTTGGCAGCACCGGAGTTCAGGAAACTCTCAACAAACTTGTCTTCGATGAGATCGGCATGATTGTTGTCTACCCTGTAGAGGATGACGGCAAATACTGCAATGCAAAAGGTGTCGTGCTTCCTGATGCGTTCCTGATGCCAAAAGGCTCCACTCCCAAAGACCTTGCATACAAAGTCCACACCGATATCGGCAACGGTTTCCTGTATGCGGTCGATGCCCGCACCAAAATGCGGATCAAAGACAGTACCGAACTCAAGACCGGCGATGTCATCAGGATTGTCAGCACGGCAAAATAA
- a CDS encoding TspO/MBR family protein — protein sequence MNVKYRMPSLPLLFGSIVLSFAAAAAGSLVTITGTGSWFMTELIKPEWQPPNYLFGPVWTVLYFLMGIALAFVLAEGMKRRDVQIATVVFLVQLVLNVLWSYLFFGWHLLGAAAAEIVVLWILIAATMWLFYKIRPVAAYLLIPYLAWVTFATYLTVVIWMLN from the coding sequence ATGAACGTCAAGTATCGGATGCCTTCACTTCCATTATTATTTGGATCGATTGTTCTGTCGTTTGCGGCAGCCGCTGCCGGATCGCTGGTGACGATTACCGGTACCGGATCATGGTTTATGACAGAGCTGATAAAGCCCGAATGGCAGCCCCCGAACTATCTGTTCGGTCCGGTCTGGACGGTTTTGTACTTCCTGATGGGAATTGCCCTGGCATTTGTTCTTGCAGAAGGAATGAAACGGCGGGATGTGCAGATTGCGACTGTGGTGTTTCTGGTACAGCTTGTTCTGAATGTTTTGTGGTCGTACCTTTTCTTCGGCTGGCATCTTCTTGGTGCAGCAGCGGCAGAGATCGTTGTCCTCTGGATACTGATTGCAGCAACGATGTGGCTGTTCTACAAAATCAGGCCGGTTGCTGCATATTTACTGATCCCGTACTTAGCATGGGTGACGTTTGCCACGTATCTCACAGTAGTTATCTGGATGCTGAACTGA
- a CDS encoding peroxiredoxin: MSLGVNDTIPPFCIQDSSENKVCLPDGSALTVLYFYPKDNTSGCTLEAKEFSDLLPEFTTLGVKVYGISQDSVKSHQKFIEKQELTVPLLSDPDHAAIEGLGVWISKKLYGREYMGVDRSTFIIDGSGKILAAWNKVKARGHAAEVLKKVQELN, from the coding sequence ATGTCACTTGGTGTAAACGACACGATCCCACCCTTCTGCATTCAGGACTCTTCAGAGAACAAGGTCTGCCTTCCTGACGGGTCTGCACTCACCGTCCTCTACTTTTATCCAAAAGACAACACCTCGGGATGCACTCTTGAAGCAAAGGAGTTCTCAGACCTTCTGCCGGAATTTACCACACTCGGTGTCAAAGTATACGGCATTAGTCAGGACAGCGTGAAAAGTCATCAGAAGTTCATCGAAAAACAGGAGCTCACCGTCCCTCTCCTCTCTGATCCAGATCATGCTGCCATCGAAGGACTCGGCGTCTGGATTTCGAAAAAACTCTACGGCCGCGAGTACATGGGAGTTGACCGGAGCACATTCATCATTGACGGGTCGGGAAAAATTCTTGCCGCATGGAACAAAGTCAAAGCCCGTGGTCATGCAGCAGAGGTTTTGAAAAAAGTGCAGGAGCTGAACTGA
- a CDS encoding DUF3467 domain-containing protein produces the protein MTGNEINVQIPQNLDPVYSNMIQIAFKDDEFTMMFLHQLPAVNQAKAKAIVSISPTHAKKLLMALQKSVNDYEEKFGSIASAASQDSASDGFTLRGYS, from the coding sequence ATGACGGGTAATGAGATTAATGTCCAGATTCCCCAGAATCTTGATCCGGTTTACAGCAATATGATTCAGATTGCATTCAAAGATGATGAGTTTACAATGATGTTTCTTCACCAGCTACCGGCAGTGAATCAGGCAAAGGCAAAGGCGATCGTCTCCATCAGCCCAACGCATGCAAAAAAACTGCTGATGGCTCTGCAAAAGAGTGTGAATGATTATGAGGAAAAGTTCGGTTCAATTGCATCCGCCGCTTCTCAGGACTCAGCATCGGATGGATTTACTCTGCGCGGGTACTCGTAA